From a region of the Candidatus Eremiobacteraceae bacterium genome:
- the prmC gene encoding peptide chain release factor N(5)-glutamine methyltransferase produces MKNGAPWAAMRSPERRFHRVAADTIAAAVELCRRRLIGVSDTPWLDARVLASHVTGLDASAIVAYGEHRLPARRREELEALTSRRAAGEPVAYLVGFKEFCGLRVAVDRRVLVPRPETEELVLAVVEDWRGREPDILDLGTGSGAIACALADMLPNAAVVATDVSIGALQVAAENVARFALGERIELVHGDLFEPLERDRRFDAIVANLPYVRDGDPELAPGVRAYEPALALDAGLDGLDVYRRMFQEAPRHLLQGGRVYCECGPATAADLATTASAAFPDRTVSIRHDIGGRERMVLVA; encoded by the coding sequence ATGAAGAACGGCGCGCCCTGGGCGGCGATGCGGTCGCCTGAGCGTCGCTTTCACCGCGTTGCGGCCGACACGATCGCCGCAGCGGTCGAGCTGTGCCGCCGCCGCCTCATCGGCGTGTCCGATACGCCCTGGCTCGACGCGCGCGTCCTGGCGAGCCACGTGACCGGTCTTGATGCTTCTGCGATCGTGGCGTACGGGGAACATCGCCTTCCCGCGCGCCGCCGCGAAGAACTCGAGGCGCTGACGAGCCGGCGCGCGGCCGGCGAACCGGTGGCGTACTTGGTGGGTTTCAAGGAATTCTGCGGGCTGCGCGTCGCCGTTGATCGGCGCGTGCTCGTGCCTCGCCCCGAGACCGAAGAGCTCGTGCTGGCGGTCGTCGAGGATTGGCGCGGCCGCGAACCCGATATCCTCGACCTCGGCACCGGCAGCGGCGCCATCGCCTGCGCGCTCGCAGACATGCTCCCGAATGCGGCCGTCGTCGCGACCGACGTCAGCATAGGCGCGCTGCAGGTCGCCGCCGAGAATGTCGCCCGTTTCGCGCTCGGTGAACGCATCGAACTCGTCCACGGCGACCTCTTCGAGCCTCTCGAGCGCGATCGCCGCTTCGATGCGATCGTCGCCAATCTGCCCTACGTGCGCGATGGCGATCCCGAGCTGGCGCCCGGTGTCCGCGCCTACGAGCCGGCGCTTGCTCTTGACGCCGGCCTGGACGGATTAGACGTCTACCGGCGCATGTTCCAAGAAGCGCCGCGGCACTTACTCCAGGGCGGACGCGTCTACTGCGAATGCGGCCCTGCTACGGCGGCGGATCTCGCCACAACGGCAAGCGCTGCATTCCCGGATCGTACCGTGAGCATCCGCCACGACATCGGCGGTCGCGAACGCATGGTGCTGGTCGCATGA
- the hemF gene encoding oxygen-dependent coproporphyrinogen oxidase — MIEQNFSAFGLRAQAQFRALQSRLCEQLEELDGRAKFRLDAWDRPGGGGGHTATIADGDLFEKGGVSWSAVWGRLDDEALSRLGGTEREFHATGTSLVLHPRNPYVPAVHANFRYLERGERAWFGGGSDLTPIYPTVEDAVAFHAAWKAVCDKHDPSYYPRFKRWCDEYFYLPHRNETRGVGGIFFDDLHGDLEKLLAFSVDCGDTFMPAYAPIAQRRRDQPFGDTERYFQALRRGRYVEFNLVYDRGTSFGLATKGRTESILMSLPPIARWEYAWQPAPDSREAQALAFFTPRDWLGEAARDGGRSSLRPDESTST, encoded by the coding sequence ATGATCGAGCAGAATTTCAGCGCGTTCGGATTGCGCGCCCAGGCGCAGTTCCGGGCGCTGCAATCGCGATTATGCGAACAGCTTGAAGAGCTCGACGGCCGCGCAAAATTCCGCCTCGACGCCTGGGATCGTCCGGGTGGCGGCGGCGGACATACGGCCACGATCGCCGACGGCGATCTCTTCGAGAAAGGCGGCGTGAGCTGGTCCGCCGTCTGGGGACGCCTCGACGATGAGGCGTTGAGCCGGCTCGGCGGGACCGAACGCGAATTCCACGCCACCGGCACGTCGCTGGTGCTGCATCCCCGCAATCCCTACGTGCCGGCGGTGCATGCCAATTTCCGCTATCTCGAACGCGGTGAGCGCGCCTGGTTCGGAGGCGGCTCCGACCTGACGCCGATCTATCCGACGGTTGAGGACGCGGTGGCGTTCCACGCCGCCTGGAAGGCCGTGTGCGACAAGCACGATCCGTCCTATTATCCGCGCTTCAAACGCTGGTGCGACGAATACTTCTATTTGCCGCATCGCAACGAGACGCGCGGCGTCGGCGGGATCTTCTTTGACGATCTGCACGGCGATCTCGAAAAGCTGCTCGCGTTTTCGGTGGATTGCGGCGATACGTTCATGCCGGCGTACGCGCCCATCGCGCAACGCCGCCGCGATCAGCCTTTCGGCGACACCGAACGCTATTTCCAAGCGCTGCGGCGCGGACGCTACGTCGAATTCAACCTCGTCTACGACCGCGGCACGTCGTTCGGGTTGGCCACCAAGGGCCGCACTGAGTCGATCTTGATGTCGCTGCCGCCGATCGCGCGCTGGGAGTACGCCTGGCAGCCCGCGCCGGACAGCCGCGAAGCGCAGGCGCTCGCCTTTTTCACGCCTCGCGATTGGCTCGGCGAGGCCGCGCGCGATGGGGGCAGGAGTTCACTCAGGCCGGACGAATCGACAAGTACATGA
- a CDS encoding CTP synthase: MTKYIFFTGGVASSLGKGIAAASLGRLLKSRGIAVTSQKLDPYINVDAGTMNPYQHGEVFVTEDGAETDLDLGHYERFIDENLSRLHNVTTGQIYGAVIDKERRGDYLGATVQVIPHITNEIKDRIKRVAQAGDAQVCIVEVGGTVGDIESLPFLEAIRQFRQDVGDDNVMYVHLTLVPHLGAADELKTKPTQHSVRELRGIGISPDAIVCRTEYPLTPEIKQKIALFCDVKPSAVVQSADAQSIYQVPLNLEAEGLAELACRKLGLGERQADLDEWRAMVRRIQRPKETVRVALVGKYVELKDAYISINEALYHAGVAHNAAVEVLRVDSEALEERGLDVLAGASGILVAPGFGARGIKGKLAAIRYAREAGVPFLGICYGMQLACVEFARNVCGLDEAHTREVEPETPHPVIDFMENQRNLQTMGGTMRLGAYPCHLTPGSLAHRLYEHEEISERHRHRFEFNNQYREVFERHGMVISGQYLAANLVEMIELPGHPFFLGTQAHPEYKSRPTRPAPLYAGFMRACIEYAHRQQQPMAEQAQARIGA; encoded by the coding sequence GTGACCAAGTACATCTTCTTCACCGGCGGCGTCGCCTCGTCGCTGGGCAAGGGCATCGCGGCGGCCTCCCTGGGCCGGCTGCTCAAGAGCCGCGGCATCGCGGTGACCAGCCAAAAGCTCGATCCCTACATCAACGTCGACGCCGGCACGATGAACCCGTATCAGCACGGCGAGGTCTTCGTGACCGAGGACGGCGCCGAGACCGACCTGGATCTCGGACACTACGAGCGTTTCATCGACGAGAACCTCAGCCGCCTGCACAACGTGACCACGGGCCAGATCTACGGCGCGGTCATTGACAAGGAGCGCCGCGGCGATTATCTGGGCGCGACCGTCCAGGTCATCCCGCACATCACCAACGAGATCAAGGACCGCATCAAGCGCGTCGCTCAGGCCGGTGACGCACAGGTGTGCATCGTCGAAGTCGGCGGCACGGTCGGCGATATCGAGTCGCTGCCGTTCCTCGAAGCGATCAGGCAGTTCAGGCAGGACGTCGGCGATGACAACGTCATGTACGTGCACCTGACGCTGGTCCCGCACCTCGGCGCCGCAGACGAGCTCAAGACCAAGCCGACCCAGCATTCGGTGCGCGAGCTGCGCGGCATCGGCATCTCGCCGGACGCGATCGTGTGCCGCACCGAGTATCCGCTCACGCCCGAGATCAAGCAGAAGATCGCGCTGTTCTGCGACGTCAAGCCGAGCGCGGTCGTGCAATCGGCGGATGCGCAGAGCATCTACCAAGTGCCGCTCAATCTCGAAGCCGAAGGGTTGGCGGAGCTCGCCTGCCGCAAGCTCGGGCTGGGCGAGCGCCAGGCCGATCTCGATGAGTGGCGTGCGATGGTGCGCCGCATCCAGCGGCCCAAAGAGACGGTGCGGGTCGCGCTGGTGGGCAAGTACGTCGAGCTCAAAGACGCGTATATCTCGATCAACGAAGCGCTCTATCACGCAGGCGTCGCGCACAACGCAGCGGTCGAAGTATTGCGCGTCGATTCCGAGGCGCTCGAAGAGCGCGGTCTCGACGTGCTCGCCGGCGCGAGCGGGATCTTGGTTGCGCCCGGCTTCGGCGCGCGCGGTATCAAGGGCAAGCTCGCCGCCATCCGCTATGCGCGCGAGGCCGGCGTGCCGTTCCTGGGGATCTGTTACGGGATGCAGCTGGCGTGCGTCGAGTTCGCGCGCAATGTGTGCGGCTTGGACGAAGCGCACACGCGCGAGGTCGAGCCCGAGACGCCGCATCCGGTGATCGATTTCATGGAGAACCAGCGCAATCTGCAGACCATGGGCGGCACGATGCGCTTGGGCGCGTACCCGTGCCACCTCACGCCAGGTTCGCTTGCCCATCGCCTGTACGAGCACGAAGAGATCAGCGAACGCCATCGCCACCGCTTCGAGTTCAACAACCAATACCGCGAGGTGTTCGAGCGCCACGGCATGGTGATATCCGGGCAGTATCTGGCCGCCAATCTCGTCGAGATGATCGAATTGCCGGGCCATCCGTTCTTCTTGGGCACGCAGGCGCACCCCGAATACAAGTCGCGCCCGACCCGGCCGGCGCCGTTGTACGCCGGCTTCATGCGCGCGTGCATCGAATACGCGCACCGGCAGCAGCAGCCGATGGCGGAGCAGGCCCAGGCCCGCATCGGCGCGTAG
- a CDS encoding glycosyltransferase family 2 protein: MDVSQITFVVLTKNEAARIGDCLASLPSGAKALVYDSASADGTPALASARGARVVDGQWRGFAQTRLDAAALVDTLWTFMLDADERVTPELALEIARADPPDDVVAYSVPRRNYFCGAWIRGAGWWPDRLIRLFRTGRVGIQARHSGDAALHETWTVRGASARLDAPLDHHSYDDLARYRAKFDRYTSIEASASEPDALSLAGLAMLAPLRALWLLFVRGAIADGWRGAYIAWFSALYPVAVAAKALRRGASPPA, encoded by the coding sequence GTGGACGTCTCCCAGATCACGTTCGTCGTCCTGACGAAGAACGAAGCCGCGCGCATCGGCGATTGTCTCGCGTCGCTGCCGTCTGGCGCAAAGGCGCTGGTCTATGATTCTGCGTCCGCCGACGGCACGCCGGCACTGGCGAGCGCCCGCGGTGCGCGAGTCGTCGACGGGCAGTGGCGAGGCTTTGCCCAGACGCGGCTGGACGCGGCCGCGCTGGTGGACACGCTCTGGACCTTCATGCTCGACGCCGACGAACGGGTGACGCCGGAGCTGGCGCTGGAGATCGCGCGCGCGGATCCCCCCGACGACGTGGTCGCCTACTCGGTGCCGCGGCGCAATTATTTTTGCGGCGCCTGGATCCGCGGCGCGGGCTGGTGGCCCGACCGCCTGATCCGCTTGTTCCGCACCGGGCGCGTCGGCATCCAAGCGCGCCATAGCGGCGACGCCGCGCTTCATGAGACCTGGACGGTGCGTGGCGCAAGCGCGCGGCTCGACGCTCCCCTCGATCATCATTCCTATGACGACCTCGCGCGGTACCGCGCCAAGTTCGATCGTTACACCAGCATCGAAGCATCTGCCTCGGAACCTGATGCGTTGTCGCTTGCCGGCCTCGCGATGCTGGCGCCCTTGCGGGCTCTGTGGCTGCTGTTCGTTCGCGGTGCCATTGCGGATGGCTGGCGCGGCGCCTACATCGCTTGGTTCAGCGCGCTCTATCCGGTCGCTGTGGCCGCCAAAGCGCTGCGGCGCGGCGCGAGTCCGCCGGCGTGA
- a CDS encoding glycosyltransferase family 1 protein, producing the protein MSAPHIILDARVTKQMSVGMITYVRELAARLPDAAPDLSFTIVSNVKLDTGGDVGTIHIPERLAVNGSLGEQLGYAGLLRRLRRNASLTHLMSVYAPRWTPTPYVYTIHDLIHRRFPHYFKWKVRPYYEFVAGPVARGASAVITDAAATVPDLERFLGVDAAAVRIVPLGVSERFALDASEREQAAKRVRARLELRAPYIFYAGNHREHKNLETLAAAWQEVQGACDLVLTESMPFAFDLDRYTKRGGRIVRAGHVSEEELVELYAGCAATVQPSSYEGFGLSVLEGMAAGAPVIVAQTPALLEVAGDAALTFPVRDVTALTRAVELVLAGGADVEALRERGRRRASAYSWSQTARLTAGVYRECLAR; encoded by the coding sequence GTGAGCGCGCCGCACATCATCCTCGACGCGCGCGTCACGAAGCAGATGTCCGTCGGGATGATCACGTACGTGCGCGAGCTTGCCGCGCGCTTGCCCGATGCCGCACCCGATCTGTCGTTCACCATCGTGTCGAACGTGAAGCTCGATACCGGCGGCGACGTCGGAACGATTCATATCCCCGAGCGTCTTGCCGTGAACGGATCGCTCGGCGAGCAGCTCGGGTATGCGGGGCTGCTGCGCCGGCTGCGGCGCAACGCATCGCTGACCCATCTGATGTCGGTCTACGCGCCGCGATGGACCCCGACACCCTACGTCTACACGATCCACGATCTGATCCACCGGCGCTTCCCGCACTACTTCAAATGGAAGGTGCGCCCATATTATGAGTTCGTCGCGGGCCCGGTCGCGCGCGGCGCAAGCGCGGTGATCACGGACGCGGCGGCGACGGTGCCGGATCTGGAGCGCTTTCTCGGCGTGGACGCCGCTGCGGTGCGGATCGTGCCGCTCGGCGTCAGCGAGCGCTTCGCGCTCGACGCGTCCGAACGGGAGCAGGCAGCCAAGCGAGTGCGAGCGCGCCTCGAGCTGCGTGCACCGTACATCTTCTACGCGGGTAATCATCGCGAGCACAAGAACCTTGAGACGCTGGCGGCCGCCTGGCAGGAAGTCCAAGGCGCCTGCGATCTCGTCTTGACGGAAAGCATGCCGTTCGCGTTCGACCTCGATAGGTACACGAAAAGGGGCGGCAGAATTGTGCGGGCCGGACACGTATCAGAAGAAGAACTCGTCGAGTTGTATGCAGGCTGCGCGGCCACCGTGCAGCCCTCGTCGTATGAAGGTTTTGGCTTGTCGGTATTAGAGGGTATGGCGGCGGGCGCGCCGGTCATCGTCGCGCAGACGCCTGCGCTGCTCGAAGTCGCCGGAGATGCGGCGCTGACGTTCCCCGTGCGCGATGTGACGGCGCTGACGCGCGCCGTCGAGCTCGTGCTCGCCGGCGGCGCCGACGTCGAGGCGCTGCGCGAGCGCGGGCGGCGGCGCGCCTCCGCATATTCCTGGTCGCAGACGGCGCGACTCACCGCTGGGGTCTATCGCGAATGTCTCGCGCGCTAA
- a CDS encoding copper amine oxidase N-terminal domain-containing protein — MSTALPTAAAGDSIVVNGTHLPADAVASVGGRTYVALRPVGEALGADIRYDGKTKQVTVTTVLVQLVFRIDDPTVIVNGQPHKIEAPAQTINGKVMLPLRGLASALGASLRTDASKHEIDLALADQSGPANGPTPPPVRSNNTLEGTVTSVSPDADVPSVDIDVKGMSYTITVPPTTKVQFRDTHGAVAGDGTLAQVKPGDTLIATLDVQGRVLSMADVFSGASGTVTSVAGQNMVLANGRVFSVDSSTSIAVDGRTATLADVHAGDIVTVRSDPRTGKVRQVVAFTPAPPGGATPSAIPATPGTTVAANALSISGVTANTDHPLHLGQSVDIAFDGTPGGTATFDLSNVVVAAPMREVRPGHYEGSYVVQVGTNLVDAPILVTLIKAGQSAHAVGPDPLNIITEPPQVKETAPGSGARINTLRPSIYVTFETLGGKGMDAGSLQLLVDGKDVTSQATRTGGFISYFPASDLHQGQISVRVRGADVAGNALDYSWSFVISSN, encoded by the coding sequence GTGTCGACAGCGCTGCCGACCGCCGCAGCGGGCGACTCGATCGTCGTCAATGGCACGCATTTGCCGGCCGACGCGGTCGCTTCGGTCGGCGGCCGTACGTATGTCGCACTGCGCCCCGTCGGGGAGGCGCTCGGCGCGGACATCCGCTACGACGGCAAGACCAAGCAGGTGACCGTGACGACGGTGCTCGTGCAACTCGTCTTCCGCATCGACGATCCGACGGTGATCGTGAACGGCCAGCCGCACAAGATCGAAGCGCCGGCGCAGACCATCAACGGCAAGGTGATGTTGCCGCTGCGCGGCCTCGCCTCTGCGTTGGGCGCATCGTTGCGTACGGACGCGTCCAAGCACGAGATCGATCTCGCGCTCGCGGATCAGAGCGGTCCTGCCAACGGGCCGACGCCGCCGCCGGTACGCTCCAACAACACGCTCGAAGGCACGGTCACAAGCGTCTCGCCGGACGCTGACGTGCCATCGGTCGACATCGACGTCAAAGGCATGTCGTATACCATCACCGTTCCGCCGACCACCAAGGTCCAGTTCCGCGACACCCATGGCGCGGTCGCTGGTGACGGCACGCTCGCCCAGGTCAAGCCGGGCGATACGCTGATCGCCACGCTTGACGTGCAAGGGCGCGTGCTCTCGATGGCCGACGTGTTCTCCGGCGCGAGCGGCACCGTGACCAGCGTGGCCGGCCAGAACATGGTCCTGGCCAACGGCCGCGTGTTCTCCGTCGACAGTTCGACGAGCATCGCCGTCGACGGGCGGACCGCGACGCTTGCCGACGTGCACGCGGGCGACATCGTCACGGTGCGCTCGGATCCACGGACCGGTAAAGTGCGCCAAGTCGTGGCGTTCACACCTGCGCCGCCAGGCGGCGCAACGCCGTCGGCGATCCCAGCGACTCCAGGCACGACCGTCGCTGCGAACGCGCTTTCCATCAGCGGCGTCACCGCGAATACCGATCACCCGTTACACCTGGGCCAGTCGGTCGACATCGCCTTTGACGGCACGCCGGGCGGCACTGCCACGTTCGATCTGAGCAACGTGGTGGTGGCGGCGCCGATGCGCGAAGTGCGGCCGGGCCATTACGAGGGCTCGTATGTCGTGCAGGTCGGCACCAACCTGGTGGATGCGCCGATCTTGGTGACCCTCATCAAAGCCGGCCAAAGCGCGCACGCGGTCGGACCGGACCCGCTCAACATCATCACCGAGCCGCCTCAGGTGAAGGAGACCGCACCGGGCAGCGGTGCGCGCATCAATACGCTGCGGCCCAGCATCTACGTCACGTTCGAGACGTTGGGCGGCAAGGGCATGGATGCCGGCAGCCTGCAGCTCCTCGTCGACGGCAAGGACGTCACTTCACAAGCGACGCGTACCGGCGGTTTCATCTCGTACTTCCCGGCATCCGACTTGCATCAGGGCCAGATCTCCGTGAGGGTCAGAGGAGCCGACGTCGCCGGCAACGCGCTGGATTATTCGTGGTCGTTCGTCATATCCAGCAACTGA
- a CDS encoding ABC transporter substrate-binding protein produces MVVRHIQQLMRHPLADRLARAVACAAVAAVLAAGCSAPKQDTSTLVFGRNKDAVKLDPAVVTDGMSLNVARATMEGLTAYGSGSFEIRPSLATSWTTSPDGKIWTFTLRRGVKFQDGTAFDAAAVKVNFDRWRLKKDPLHLSLPGDYSYYESQFGGFPGVIADVRVLAPDKVQIVLTKPLAPMLANLAMPSFAMSSPAAMKSKGEDYFREPVGTGPYQVVEWVKDDHITLKAFDGYWGRKPRIGTVILRDIPDAASSLIALQKGEIDGWEYPQPNDLPRIAQDHNLVLYHMPPNNVMYLALNNGKKPFDNVLVRRAINEAIDAKAIVKNFYDPKADVADEFLPAAIWPHGVKVAYPYDPAAARALLARAGYPTGFSTTLWYMTLPRPYLPQPQRVAEAIQADLKAVGINATLEGFEWGTYLERVMNGEADMALYGWSGDNGDPDNFLYVLLDKDSATPPGAQNVCFWKDEQFHQLTTQAQLVTDKAKRSALYDQALAIVHDRAPCVPLVHTSPPIAFNVKVKGYVPHPDSAELFQDLWIAH; encoded by the coding sequence GTGGTCGTTCGTCATATCCAGCAACTGATGCGCCACCCGCTCGCCGATCGTCTTGCGCGCGCCGTTGCGTGCGCTGCCGTAGCTGCGGTGCTCGCGGCGGGCTGCAGCGCGCCCAAGCAAGACACGTCGACGCTGGTCTTCGGGCGCAACAAGGACGCGGTCAAGCTCGATCCGGCCGTGGTGACCGACGGCATGTCGCTCAACGTCGCGCGCGCCACGATGGAGGGCCTTACGGCCTATGGCAGCGGCTCGTTCGAGATCCGTCCTTCGCTGGCGACCTCGTGGACCACGTCGCCGGATGGCAAGATATGGACGTTCACGCTTCGCCGCGGTGTCAAGTTCCAAGACGGCACCGCCTTTGACGCCGCCGCCGTGAAGGTCAACTTCGACCGCTGGCGGCTCAAGAAGGATCCCTTGCATCTATCGCTGCCGGGCGACTATTCGTACTACGAGAGCCAGTTCGGCGGTTTCCCCGGCGTCATCGCCGACGTGCGCGTGCTGGCGCCCGACAAAGTGCAGATCGTCCTGACCAAGCCGCTCGCGCCGATGCTCGCGAACCTGGCGATGCCTTCGTTCGCCATGTCGTCGCCGGCGGCGATGAAGAGCAAAGGCGAGGACTACTTCCGCGAACCGGTGGGGACCGGTCCCTATCAGGTGGTCGAGTGGGTCAAGGACGACCACATCACGCTCAAGGCGTTCGACGGATATTGGGGGCGCAAACCGCGCATCGGCACGGTCATCCTGCGCGATATACCGGATGCCGCCTCAAGCCTGATCGCGCTGCAGAAGGGGGAGATCGACGGCTGGGAATATCCGCAGCCCAACGACCTGCCGCGCATCGCGCAGGACCATAACCTGGTGCTCTACCATATGCCGCCCAACAACGTGATGTACTTAGCGCTCAACAACGGCAAGAAACCGTTCGACAACGTGCTCGTGCGCCGGGCGATCAACGAGGCGATCGACGCCAAGGCGATCGTCAAGAATTTCTATGACCCGAAGGCCGATGTCGCCGACGAGTTCCTGCCCGCGGCGATCTGGCCGCACGGCGTCAAGGTCGCCTATCCGTACGACCCGGCGGCAGCGCGCGCGCTGCTGGCGCGCGCCGGCTATCCGACCGGTTTTTCGACCACTTTGTGGTACATGACGCTGCCGCGGCCGTATCTGCCCCAACCGCAGCGCGTCGCCGAGGCCATCCAAGCCGATCTCAAGGCGGTCGGAATCAATGCGACCCTTGAGGGGTTCGAGTGGGGCACGTACCTGGAACGCGTCATGAACGGCGAAGCGGACATGGCGCTGTATGGCTGGAGCGGGGACAACGGCGACCCGGACAATTTCCTTTACGTCCTGCTCGACAAGGATTCGGCCACCCCGCCGGGCGCGCAAAACGTCTGCTTCTGGAAAGATGAGCAGTTCCATCAGTTGACCACCCAGGCGCAGCTGGTGACCGACAAGGCAAAACGCAGCGCGCTGTACGACCAGGCGCTCGCGATCGTGCACGATCGCGCGCCGTGCGTGCCGCTGGTGCACACCAGCCCGCCGATCGCGTTCAACGTCAAAGTCAAAGGCTACGTGCCGCACCCGGACAGCGCCGAGCTGTTCCAAGACCTGTGGATCGCGCATTGA
- a CDS encoding HIT domain-containing protein produces the protein MDRALTMADGCVFCDIIARKIVTPFLYEDDDVVAFADIRPIAPDHILVVPREHHATLTDAVNDGGEALLGRLLKVAGDLGAARGPEGGYRVVINNGAAAGQTVYHLHVHVVSGRHFAWPPG, from the coding sequence GTGGATCGCGCATTGACCATGGCCGACGGCTGCGTGTTCTGCGATATCATCGCGCGCAAGATCGTGACGCCGTTCCTGTACGAGGATGACGACGTGGTGGCGTTCGCCGACATCCGCCCGATCGCGCCCGATCATATCCTGGTCGTGCCGCGCGAGCATCACGCCACCCTTACCGACGCGGTCAACGACGGCGGCGAGGCGCTGCTGGGGCGGCTGCTCAAAGTCGCCGGAGATCTCGGCGCTGCGCGCGGCCCCGAGGGTGGCTACCGCGTCGTGATCAACAACGGGGCCGCGGCCGGCCAAACCGTGTATCATCTTCACGTCCACGTCGTATCCGGCCGGCATTTCGCGTGGCCGCCGGGATGA
- a CDS encoding peroxiredoxin yields the protein MEQRHLHTVPADLPVPVDDGAADHLRGMRLPDVELASTRGGVISLARVDSPIVVVYCYPRTGQPGVPVPKDWDAIPGARGCTPQNCAFRDRYAQLRELGAAVFGLSTQTSEYQQEMAARLELEYPVLSDERHRLTDALRLPTFEYNGERLIKRLSLIAIDGTIEHVVYPVFPSDADAPAVVAWLRARKTRGTRT from the coding sequence ATGGAACAGCGTCACTTGCATACCGTGCCTGCGGATCTGCCGGTGCCGGTCGATGACGGCGCAGCCGATCATCTGCGCGGCATGCGTCTGCCTGACGTCGAGCTTGCGTCGACGCGCGGCGGCGTGATCTCTCTGGCGCGCGTCGACAGTCCGATCGTCGTGGTCTACTGCTATCCGCGCACCGGCCAGCCGGGAGTACCAGTGCCCAAGGACTGGGATGCGATTCCGGGTGCGCGCGGTTGCACGCCGCAGAACTGCGCCTTCCGAGACCGTTACGCACAGCTGCGCGAGCTCGGCGCCGCGGTCTTCGGCCTGTCCACGCAGACCAGCGAGTACCAACAGGAGATGGCGGCGCGCCTCGAACTCGAGTACCCGGTCCTCAGCGACGAACGGCATCGCCTGACCGACGCGCTGCGTCTGCCGACGTTCGAGTACAACGGCGAGCGCCTGATCAAACGCCTGAGCTTGATCGCGATCGACGGCACGATCGAACACGTCGTCTACCCGGTGTTCCCATCGGATGCGGACGCCCCCGCCGTCGTCGCATGGCTTCGCGCTCGGAAAACCCGGGGAACGCGCACATGA
- a CDS encoding NAD(P)-dependent oxidoreductase: MSEQKVGIVGAGRMGANIGRRLKDVGYPIAAVFDARPEVGAQVAAELGAQAAPSLAAVTAASDTVITVVSDDAAMREIFARSDDSLLSGARGRLFVNCATVSPGVHVDVEKAAADAGAQSLEACMASSIPQAREGTLYLMCGGSREAFERARPMLEQMSSSLRYIGPAGSAAKVKALVNMVMNINTAGLAEGLGLADALGLELAMVREVFSQTGANSRVLETDGADMQNREHDVYFSAAHAAKDSGIALALARAAGLRLPLAQAAEQQFAAMVAAGLGELDKSGVAELTFRSRRKERGI, translated from the coding sequence ATGAGCGAACAGAAGGTCGGAATCGTCGGCGCGGGGCGCATGGGCGCCAACATCGGCCGGCGGCTCAAAGACGTCGGGTATCCGATCGCGGCGGTGTTCGACGCGCGCCCGGAGGTGGGCGCGCAGGTCGCAGCCGAGTTGGGCGCGCAGGCCGCGCCTTCGCTGGCAGCGGTCACAGCTGCTTCGGATACCGTCATCACCGTGGTCAGCGACGACGCAGCCATGCGCGAGATCTTCGCGCGCTCCGATGACAGCCTGCTGTCCGGCGCGCGCGGCAGGTTATTCGTCAACTGCGCGACCGTCTCGCCAGGCGTGCACGTCGACGTCGAGAAGGCGGCCGCAGACGCCGGCGCGCAATCGCTCGAAGCCTGCATGGCCAGTTCGATCCCGCAGGCGCGCGAGGGCACGCTCTATCTCATGTGCGGCGGCTCGCGCGAGGCGTTCGAGCGCGCGCGTCCGATGCTCGAGCAGATGAGCTCGTCGCTGCGCTACATCGGACCCGCCGGATCGGCGGCCAAAGTCAAAGCGCTCGTCAACATGGTCATGAACATCAACACCGCAGGCCTCGCCGAAGGGCTCGGCCTTGCTGACGCGCTCGGATTGGAGCTCGCCATGGTGCGCGAGGTGTTCTCCCAGACAGGCGCCAACTCGCGCGTCCTCGAGACCGACGGCGCGGACATGCAGAATCGCGAGCACGACGTCTATTTCTCGGCGGCACATGCCGCCAAGGATTCCGGCATCGCGCTCGCGCTCGCTCGAGCGGCCGGGCTGCGGCTGCCCCTTGCGCAAGCGGCAGAGCAGCAGTTCGCGGCGATGGTCGCCGCCGGACTGGGCGAACTCGACAAGTCAGGCGTCGCAGAATTGACCTTTCGTTCACGTCGTAAGGAGAGAGGGATATGA